A window of Theileria parva strain Muguga chromosome 4 map unlocalized ctg_529, whole genome shotgun sequence genomic DNA:
GAGTTGCCTCAATGAATGTGACTCTGGGTGTCCCCAGAATCCAGGAAATCATTAATGCAACATCACTCATCGCTACTCCAATTATAGAAGTCCCCTTGGAAGACAATACAGACTACGATTTTGCTTTGAAGGTCAAATCTAAGATTGAGAAGACTACTTTGGGACAAATATGCCTAAACATCAAACAGCTTTACACACCGCAAATGAGCAAATTACTGTTCACTCTGAACCGAGATTTAATAGAACAACTCCACATACAAGTTAACGCAGATAAGGTAATCGCACCAAATTTACTAGTTTTTCATTCATTATCGTTGTTTTTAACTAGTTTTCCATTCATTATCGTTGTTTTTAACTAGTTTTTCATTCATTAtcgttatttttaactagtttttaatcatattttatttccCACATAAGTATGTACCACGGTTACATATACCTACGtgtatatacacatatgtttattaatttataatttaggTGAGAGATATCATAATTGACTCCGGCTGCCTTGGGAAAgttaaaatacataaaaGCTGCGTGTATTCAATAGGAAAGTGGCAAATTTGTATAGAACTCCCATCGAATCAGCAGCATTTCTTCCAGCAAAACTCCCTAATCTCTGGCCTGACCCAACTTGTAGTAGCAGGATCcaaaagtgtaaaaagaGCAGTAATAAAGCGCGAAAGTACACCCCAAGGTCCTAATTACCAAATTGCAGTTGAAGGATATGGCCTACAGGAAGTAATGGGCTGTTACGGCGTAATGTCATCCGCGGTTAAGAGTAATCACGTGGCTGAAGTCGCCAAGGTAAAAATTCTTACCTATTgtttaaatagttaatattattagttagTTTGAAAATCATTGCTATTATTacagttttaaaattgttaatacTCTATTATAATTGTTTGAATAGGTTCTCGGAATTGAGGCTGCTCGTAGTGTTATTATTAGTGAAATCCAGAGGTGCATGGACGCATATTCAATAGATATTGACTGTCGTTACATGAAGCTTTTGGGAGATGTAATGACGTTCAGAGGTGAAGTCGTTGGAATAAACAGGTTTGGAATACAGAAGATGAGATCGTCAGCTCTCATGCTTGCATCATTTGAGGAAACCAACGACCACCTGCTTGAGGCTGCACTCCATCATAGAAGGGATCCAATTAAAGGTGTTTCTGAATGTATAATCATGGGGAAACCGATTTCTCTAGGAACGGGATCctttgatattttaatgtcAAATTAGACCTTTCTCTAATTTATTCTTCTATATATACTCAATTGTATATACAAGTGTAAATATGCTATAAGCTATAGAGAAAAGATACCttataatagtgtataactatacacatataacaaattaaagtacattaaaaattcttGTAAATCTTGTCCCAATCCCTGGTGAGTGTGCTGAAGACGAACCCGAACATCAGAGCTGAGACAACTCCCACACACGCCATGACGTTGAATACCATAGCTAAAGTAATTAGTGTGTctatgtgtaaatataaacttaCTGTTATCAGGTAACACAATGTGAGAAAAGAACGAAGTCATgaaatagtaaaaatcGGGACAACTGAAGCTGGATAGTCTCCTGAAGTCGGCCAAATCAAGGTTAGACGGGTCGAAACCAGTACATCTTCTCAATTTGTCTAAATCCAGAATTATTCCTGAAGGGACAAGCTGTCCTCTGTGTGCGGATAGATGAATATCCTCATAGGTGATGTTATCCTTCGATAACTCAACAGATATGTATGCTACAGTTTTAGGCTCAagtgataaataaatgccGAAATTGTTCCAATATCTCCCAAGATCGTATATCATCAGGGGATCACTATCAGATAATGGCAATTTAGGAACGggatttaaataatcaaaaaatttaactaaGTGCTTGTGATATTTGGCGGGTAATAAATGTTCAAAAATATCCagaaatatattaaaattacgACTAGACTGTGCGTTTCGAGAGAAACAGTTTGCTGAACTACATTTATAATGTACATAATTGTCTGTTAGGCCTTCAACTGCTACACTTATTGAATGTAGAAGAGGTTTTAGCCAGTATGGAAGTGGTTGGTGAATGCAAAGCTTCTTCGTTAGGTCAGATAAATTCTCGACCCTAATGAGTAATGAAGACTGAACACGCTTCAAAACACGCAGATATTTGCTATCGAGTTCTGAAACCTCGAAAATAACCTCCGAATTATCCTCTGCAACCTCGTAGCCCTTACTGAACTTAGCTAACAATTCTGAGTATTTATTGTTAACTGAGTCTTCGGGATAAATTAAAGTGAGTTCACTGTACTTTTTGAATTCGTAAGAGTCTGGATACACAAATTTAACCCAGGACTCAGAAACACTAAGGCATCTAGACGGGAGTTTCCCCTCTGGAAAAAACCCACTAAAAGAGGAAGGTAACATAGATTGTGAAACAGTAAATTGTACAAGAGTTCTAAAATGAAGATCGTTCTCCAGCATTTCCACCCTTAATTTAACTCCTCTGTAAGATGAGCGTACAAACATTCGTTCATCCCCAAGCAAACTCACTAACCCATTTGTACACAAACAGGGTAAGAGCATCCTCAGTTTATAAACTGTATCCAGGCAAGCTCTTTCTTCAAAGTCCGATGATAGTAAAACCGTGGAATTCGGTAAAGAATCGTCATTATAGTCATTCTCATACAACTCTGTGATGTCATGAATGTATGATTCCTCATTTACAAGGTTACTAAACATAGAACCAGTAACACCCCAAAGGCCATAACACAGTGATTTGAAATGCTCACTAACAACGTTCTTATCCAAACTTGGCCAAGAAGCCATCAAAGAAAGCCCGTTTGAAATCAATATCTCAGGTTTATGCCCCCAAATAGAATCTTTCCATTCTCCGAAAGATAAATTCGCTTCAAACCAATGCGATTTAGTCTTTAAATACAATTTAGCGATATCGATGGGCATAACATCCATAATAAAGTATGGGTCCTCCGGATTCTCAAATAATTCTACAACATCTCGGGAAATAACCGATACGTCAAGTGCTAAAAACCAATCTCCGTTGGTAAGAGGCTTTAAAGTCAGCCGTTCCGACACATTGTCCAAGCAAGATGCAAGCCTCAATAGAATACTGGTAATCAAGATTACCAAATTAATATGCATCTCTATCCCAgcattatattaaaatatttcacACAAATTGAAATCTTCCATCCATTCTTGATTTTTTCAGAAGAATGTTGTGCAACACATTCgtgaaaattaattatagcattcattttttatgtttattcaaattttgttataattctatttaataaaactaaaatgTACAAATAGATATGCTTTTTACCCTTTATCGCATCTATGTGTTCTCACTAGTACTTGTGcttatttataattgtcgagttaaatcttttaaaataaGATACGGACGAGAAAAAAGTCgaattgaaaaattaaaaaaaagaAAAGGAGCTATTCTGGATAAGTTAAACTCATACATAAAGACTAGAGGTTACGGGCTTTTACCATTGAAAGCATTACCTGAAGATTCCGATCTACTTCTTCTTCCAGAAGAAGAACCTGAGACATTTCTTAACCCTTCCGTTGATAACAGTTTGTATTTGCTGACACCTGAGGCCGGTAAGTTGTTTGTTTCATCTACACACCCGCTATAGTTAGAAGGAAGAAGACTAAGAATCCAATAATCCCAGTtgattttgataaatttaatactcTCTTCAGAAAAATATCATCGCTTAGAACATACAAAAGTAACATTGACTACGAAAATCGACCGGGAAAGGTGGATCCTGGCGGGTACAGAGTAGACTTTGTTGAGACTGATCTCTGGGATATACACCCTAGTAGACTAAGAGTTAGAGGAGTAAGTTCttaaaattcatttaataattagaaATATTTCTCAAAGCTGTACGAATATGAACTAAAGGAGCCTATGAAAAGGCACGAATTCGATACTGGATCACCTGAAGTTGTAGTGGCAGCTCTAACTGCAAAAATagattatttaacacaCCATTTAGAAAATAACCCAAAGGTAAAGCCAATTCAATAtgtaatttagttaattaatgttttaggATGTACAAGCGAAAAGACAGATCACAAAACTAGGATTTAAACGTAGAAGGTAAGaaacataaattaaatgaaatgttagattattaaaatatctGTTTCGCACTAGAAGGGAAACTTATGATTTGTTGACAAAAACATTCGATATACACTACGATGATGACTTTTGCCCACTTAAAAAGATAATAAAGAAAAACACACACCGCTATCACACAAAAACTAAGCGTTACCGTTCAGCAAAGGAAAGAAAAAACGATTTACCCAGGTACCACTTTGTCATTTTAACCctatttatacaattgCACATATACTTACCTTAATTTAGGAAACCTGATTctatattaatttgatgGTTTTTGGAACAAAGACTTGCTGAGGatgatttttatttatatatattgtatattacaGATTTGTTCAGGGATTAAGTTCCCTACCCCAAACAGTTTTGGATACTCATTTGTAAAGTCTGATAAACAAAAAGAGAAATCAGCTGATAGCCCAGTGTATTTGTTTCTGCCTCCACCAGAACCAGATCAGAATGCA
This region includes:
- a CDS encoding GPI transamidase subunit Gpi16 gives rise to the protein MHINLVILITSILLRLASCLDNVSERLTLKPLTNGDWFLALDVSVISRDVVELFENPEDPYFIMDVMPIDIAKLYLKTKSHWFEANLSFGEWKDSIWGHKPEILISNGLSLMASWPSLDKNVVSEHFKSLCYGLWGVTGSMFSNLVNEESYIHDITELYENDYNDDSLPNSTVLLSSDFEERACLDTVYKLRMLLPCLCTNGLVSLLGDERMFVRSSYRGVKLRVEMLENDLHFRTLVQFTVSQSMLPSSFSGFFPEGKLPSRCLSVSESWVKFVYPDSYEFKKYSELTLIYPEDSVNNKYSELLAKFSKGYEVAEDNSEVIFEVSELDSKYLRVLKRVQSSLLIRVENLSDLTKKLCIHQPLPYWLKPLLHSISVAVEGLTDNYVHYKCSSANCFSRNAQSSRNFNIFLDIFEHLLPAKYHKHLVKFFDYLNPVPKLPLSDSDPLMIYDLGRYWNNFGIYLSLEPKTVAYISVELSKDNITYEDIHLSAHRGQLVPSGIILDLDKLRRCTGFDPSNLDLADFRRLSSFSCPDFYYFMTSFFSHIVLPDNTMVFNVMACVGVVSALMFGFVFSTLTRDWDKIYKNF
- a CDS encoding ribosomal protein S15 — translated: MLFTLYRIYVFSLVLVLIYNCRVKSFKIRYGREKSRIEKLKKRKGAILDKLNSYIKTRGYGLLPLKALPEDSDLLLLPEEEPETFLNPSVDNSLYLLTPEAVRRKKTKNPIIPVDFDKFNTLFRKISSLRTYKSNIDYENRPGKVDPGGYRVDFVETDLWDIHPSRLRVRGLYEYELKEPMKRHEFDTGSPEVVVAALTAKIDYLTHHLENNPKDVQAKRQITKLGFKRRRLLKYLFRTRRETYDLLTKTFDIHYDDDFCPLKKIIKKNTHRYHTKTKRYRSAKERKNDLPRKPDSILI